A portion of the Thunnus albacares chromosome 23, fThuAlb1.1, whole genome shotgun sequence genome contains these proteins:
- the LOC122975600 gene encoding E3 ubiquitin-protein ligase TRIM21-like — translation MAATSSLFSEDQCPCSICLGNAQCQRPRCEELSDKQPELQVKTLRSQPAAQFRQSVQKKISSSSEQEEEKVEEVLCDVCDETKLKALKSCLVCLTSYCETHLELHQKITVMTRHKLIDPVKNLEDRMCKKHDRPLELFCKTDQMCVCQSCAESDHKRHHIIPMIEEYEGKKAELGKTETDVQQMIEERRLKIQQIKQSVKFSKEDADRETADSEKVFTDLIQSIKRDLAQLIAMIEEKQKAEKQAEGLIKELEEEISELMKRCAEVEQLLRTEDHLQFLQSFSSLNPAPPTKDWTDVRVHSSYEETVRRAVAQLKDTLSKELEKLHVHFELRRVQQFAVDVTLDPDTAHPYLILSDDGKQVSHGDVKQILPDNPERFSSALGVLGKQRMSSGRFYFEVQVKEKTDWILGVSRESINRKGYFMLSPENGHWTVGLMKGNEYKALAGPSVCLPLRSKPEKVGVFVEYEEGLVSFYDVDAAALMYSFTDCTFTEKLCPYFNPSHNADGENSPPLIICPVSNTS, via the coding sequence ATGGCAGCAACCAGCAGTCTCTTTTCTGAAGATCAGTGTCCGTGCTCCATCTGTCTGGGTAATGCCCAGTGTCAACGTCCCAGGTGTGAAGAGCTTTCTGACAAACAACCTGAACTGCAGGTCAAAACCTTACGATCTCAACCGGCTGCTCAGTTCAGACAGTCAGTTCAaaagaaaatcagcagcagctcagaacaagaagaagaaaaggtaGAAGAAGTTCTCTGTGATGTCTGCGAtgaaaccaaactgaaggcTTTGAAGTCCTGCCTGGTGTGTCTGACTTCAtactgtgagactcacctggagcTTCACCAGAAAATCACAGTTATGACAAGACATAAGCTGATTGATCCTGTGAAGAACCTGGAAGACAGAATGTGTAAGAAGCATGATCGACCTCTGGAGCTGTTCTGCAAGACTgaccagatgtgtgtgtgtcagtcctGTGCTGAGTCAGATCACAAGAGACACCACATCATTCCTATGATAGAGGAATATGAAGGGAAGAAGGCTGAGCTGGGAAAGACAGAGACTGATGTTCAGCAGATGATTGAAGAGAGACGACTGAAGATTCAGCAGATCAAACAGTCAGTAAAGTTCAGCAAGgaagatgcagacagagagacagcagacagtgagaagGTCTTCACTGATCTGATCCAGTCTATTAAGAGAGATCTGGCTCAACTCATTGCAATGATTGAAGAGAAGCAGAAagcagagaaacaggctgaaggtctcatcaaagagctggaggaggaaatCTCTGAGCTGATGAAGAGATGTGCTGAAGTGGAGCAGCTCTTACGTACTGAAGACCACCTCCAGTTCCTCCAAAGCTTCTCATCCCTGAACCCTGCTCCACCcaccaaagactggacagaCGTCAGAGTTCACTCATCATATGAGGAGACTGTGAGGAGAGCTGTGGCTCAGCTGAAGGACACACTCAGTAAGGAGCTGGAGAAGCTGCATGTTCATTTTGAGCTGAGGAGGGTCCAGCAGTTtgcagtggatgtgactcttgATCCTGATACAGCACATCCTTatctcatcctgtctgatgatggGAAACAAGTCAGTCATGGTGATGTAAAACAGATTCTTCCAGACAACCCAGAGAGATTTTCCTCAGCTTTAGGTGTGTTAGGAAAGCAGCGTATGTCTTCAGGAagattttactttgaggttcagGTTAAAGAGAAGACTGACTGGATTTTAGGAGTGTCCAGAGAGTCAATAAACAGGAAGGGCTACTTTATGTTGTCCCCTGAAAATGGCCATTGGACTGTGGGCTTAATGAAGGGAAATGAGTACAAAGCTCTTGCTGGTCCATCAGTCTGTCTCCCTCTGAGGTCAAAGCCTGagaaggtgggggtgtttgtggaaTATGAGGAGGGTCTGGTCTCCTTCTATGATGTCGATGCTGCAGCTCTCATGTATTCCTTTACCGACTGCAccttcactgagaaactctgCCCATATTTCAATCCCTCTCATAATGCTGACGGTGAAAACTCCCCCCCTCTAATCATCTGTCCTGTCAGTAACACAAGTTAG
- the LOC122975601 gene encoding zinc finger protein RFP-like translates to MCKKHDRPLELFCKTDQICVCQSCAESDHKRHHIIPVIEEYEGKKAELGKTETDVQQMIEERRLKIQQIKQSVKFSKEDADRETAPNVQVFTDLIQFVEISLAELIMMIKEKHKTTEKQAEGFIKELEEEIFELMKRCAEVEQLLRTEDHLQFLQSFSSLNPAPSTKDWTDVRVHSSYEETVRRAVAQLKDTLSKELEKLRVHFELRRVQQYAVDVTLDPDTAHPYLILSDDGKQVSHGDVKQILPDNPERFSSALGVLGKQRMSSGRFYFEVQVKEKTDWILGVSRESINRKGYFMLSPENGHWTVGLMKGNEYKALAGPSVCLPLRSKPEKVGVFVEYEEGLVSFYDVNAVALMYSFTDCTFTEKLCPYFNPSHNADGENSPPLIICPVSNTS, encoded by the coding sequence ATGTGTAAGAAGCATGATCGACCTCTGGAGCTGTTCTGCAAGACTGAccagatatgtgtgtgtcagtcctGTGCTGAGTCAGATCACAAGAGACACCACATCATTCCTGTGATAGAAGAATATGAAGGGAAGAAGGCTGAGCTGGGAAAGACAGAGACTGATGTTCAGCAGATGATTGAAGAGAGACGACTGAAGATTCAGCAGATCAAACAGTCAGTAAAGTTCAGCAAGgaagatgcagacagagagacagcaccCAATGTGCAGGTCTTCACTGATCTGATCCAGTTTGTGGAGATAAGTCTGGCTGAGCTTATTATGATGATTAAAGAGAagcacaaaacaacagagaaacaggctgaaggcttcatcaaagagctggaagAGGAAATCTTTGAGCTGATGAAGAGATGTGCTGAAGTGGAGCAGCTCTTACGTACTGAAGACCACCTCCAGTTCCTCCAAAGCTTCTCATCCCTGAACCCTGCTCCATCcaccaaagactggacagaCGTCAGAGTTCACTCATCATATGAGGAGACTGTGAGGAGAGCTGTGGCTCAGCTGAAGGACACACTCAGTAAGGAGCTGGAGAAGCTGCGTGTTCATTTTGAGCTGAGGAGGgtccagcagtatgcagtggatgtgactcttgATCCTGATACAGCACATCCTTatctcatcctgtctgatgatggGAAACAAGTCAGTCATGGTGATGTAAAACAGATTCTTCCAGACAACCCAGAGAGATTTTCCTCAGCTTTAGGTGTGTTAGGAAAGCAGCGTATGTCTTCAGGAagattttactttgaggttcagGTTAAAGAGAAGACTGACTGGATTTTAGGAGTGTCCAGAGAGTCAATAAACAGGAAGGGCTACTTTATGTTGTCCCCTGAAAATGGCCATTGGACTGTGGGCTTAATGAAGGGAAATGAGTACAAAGCTCTTGCTGGTCCATCAGTCTGTCTCCCTCTGAGGTCAAAGCCTGagaaggtgggggtgtttgtggaaTATGAGGAGGGTCTGGTCTCCTTCTATGATGTCAATGCTGTAGCTCTCATGTATTCCTTTACCGACTGCAccttcactgagaaactctgCCCATATTTCAATCCCTCCCATAATGCTGACGGTGAAAACTCCCCCCCTCTAATAATCTGTCCTGTCAGTAACACAAGTTAG
- the LOC122974711 gene encoding E3 ubiquitin-protein ligase TRIM21-like — translation MAATSSLFSEEVLCDVCTETKLKALKSCLVCLNSYCETHLELHQKVMTRHKLIDPVKNLKDRMCKKHDRPLELFCKTDQICVCQSCAESDHKRHHIIPMIEEYEGKKAELGKTETDVQQMIEERRLKIQQIKQSVKFSKEDADRETAPNVQVFTDLIQFVEINWTDVRVHSSYEETVRRAVAQLKDTLSKELEKLRVHFELRRVQQYAVDVTLDPDTAHPYLILSDDGKQVSHGDVKQILPDNPERFSSALGVLGKQRMSSGRFYFEVQVKEKTDWILGVSRESINRKGYFMLSPENGHWTVGFMKGNEYKALAGPSVCLPLRSKPEKVGVFVEYEEGLVSFYDVNAVALMYSFTDCTFTEKLCPYFNPSHNADGENSPLLIICPVSNTS, via the exons ATGGCAGCAACCAGCAGTCTCTTTTCTGAAGAAGTTCTCTGTGACGTCTGCACtgaaaccaaactgaaggccTTGAAGTCCTGCCTGGTGTGTCTGAATTCAtactgtgagactcacctggagcTTCACCAGAAAGTTATGACAAGACATAAGCTGATTGATCCTGTGAAGAACCTAAAAGACAGAATGTGTAAGAAGCATGATCGACCTCTGGAGCTGTTCTGCAAGACTGAccagatatgtgtgtgtcagtcctGTGCTGAGTCAGATCACAAGAGACACCACATCATTCCTATGATAGAGGAATATGAAGGGAAGAAGGCTGAGCTGGGAAAGACAGAGACTGATGTTCAGCAGATGATTGAAGAGAGACGACTGAAGATTCAGCAAATCAAACAGTCAGTAAAGTTCAGCAAGgaagatgcagacagagagacagcaccCAATGTGCAGGTCTTCACTGATCTGATCCAGTTTGTGGAGATAA actggacagaCGTCAGAGTTCACTCATCATATGAGGAGACTGTGAGGAGAGCTGTGGCTCAGCTGAAGGACACACTCAGTAAGGAGCTGGAGAAGCTGCGTGTTCATTTTGAGCTGAGGAGGgtccagcagtatgcagtggatgtgactcttgATCCTGATACAGCACATCCTTatctcatcctgtctgatgatggGAAACAAGTCAGTCATGGTGATGTAAAACAGATTCTTCCAGACAACCCAGAGAGATTTTCCTCAGCTTTAGGTGTGTTAGGAAAGCAGCGTATGTCTTCAGGAagattttactttgaggttcagGTTAAAGAGAAGACTGACTGGATTTTAGGAGTGTCCAGAGAGTCAATAAACAGGAAGGGCTACTTTATGTTGTCCCCTGAAAATGGCCATTGGACTGTGGGCTTTATGAAGGGAAATGAGTACAAAGCTCTTGCTGGTCCATCAGTCTGTCTCCCTCTGAGGTCAAAGCCTGagaaggtgggggtgtttgtggaaTATGAGGAGGGTCTGGTCTCCTTCTATGATGTCAATGCTGTAGCTCTCATGTATTCCTTTACCGACTGCAccttcactgagaaactctgCCCATATTTCAATCCCTCTCATAATGCTGACGGTGAAAACTCCCCCCTTCTAATAATCTGTCCTGTCAGTAACACAAGTTAG
- the LOC122974712 gene encoding zinc finger protein RFP-like, translated as MAATSSLFSEDQCPCSICLGNAQCQRPRCEELSDKQPELQVKTLRSQPAAQFRQSVQKKISSSSEQEEEKEEVVLCDVCDETKLKALKSCLVCLTSYCETHLELHQKITVMTRHKLIDPVKNLEDRMCKKHDRPLELFCKTDQMCVCQSCAESDHKLHHIVPMIEEYEGKKAELGKTETDVQQMIEERRLKIQQIKQSVKFSKEDADRETAANVQVFTDLIQSVERMEQLLRTEDHLKFLQSFSSLNPAPPTKDWTDIRVQSSYEETVRRAVAQLKDTLSKELEKLRVHFELRRVQQYAVDVTLDPDTAHPYLILSDDGKQVSHGDVKQILPDNPERFSSALGVLGKQRMSSGRFYFEVQVKEKTDWILGVSRESINRKGYFMLSPENGHWTVGLMKGNEYKALAGPSVCLPLRSKPEKVGVFVEYEEGLVSFYDVNAVALMYSFTDCTFTEKLCPYFNPSHNADGENSPPLIICPVSNTS; from the exons ATGGCAGCAACCAGCAGTCTCTTTTCTGAAGATCAGTGTCCGTGCTCCATCTGTCTGGGTAATGCCCAGTGTCAACGTCCCAGGTGTGAAGAGCTTTCTGACAAACAACCTGAACTGCAGGTCAAAACCTTACGATCTCAACCGGCTGCTCAGTTCAGACAGTCAGTTCAaaagaaaatcagcagcagctcagaacaagaagaagaaaaggaagaagtaGTTCTCTGTGATGTCTGCGAtgaaaccaaactgaaggcTTTGAAGTCCTGCCTGGTGTGTCTGACTTCAtactgtgagactcacctggagcTTCACCAGAAAATCACAGTTATGACAAGACATAAGCTGATTGATCCTGTGAAGAACCTGGAAGACAGAATGTGTAAGAAGCATGATCGACCTCTGGAGCTGTTCTGCAAGACTgaccagatgtgtgtgtgtcagtcctGTGCTGAGTCAGATCACAAGCTTCATCACATCGTTCCTATGATAGAGGAATATGAAGGGAAGAAGGCTGAGCTGGGAAAGACAGAGACTGATGTTCAGCAGATGATTGAAGAGAGACGACTGAAGATTCAGCAGATCAAACAGTCAGTAAAGTTCAGCAAGgaagatgcagacagagagacagcagccaATGTGCAGGTCTTCACTGATCTGATCCAGTCTGTTGAGAGAA TGGAGCAGCTCTTACGTACTGAAGACCACCTCAAGTTCCTCCAAAGCTTCTCATCCCTGAACCCTGCTCCACCcaccaaagactggacagaCATCAGAGTTCAGTCATCATATGAGGAGACTGTGAGGAGAGCTGTGGCTCAGCTGAAGGACACACTCAGTAAGGAGCTGGAGAAGCTGCGTGTTCATTTTGAGCTGAGGAGGgtccagcagtatgcagtggatgtgactcttgATCCTGATACAGCACATCCTTatctcatcctgtctgatgatggGAAACAAGTCAGTCATGGTGATGTAAAACAGATTCTTCCAGACAACCCAGAGAGATTTTCCTCAGCTTTAGGTGTGTTAGGAAAGCAGCGTATGTCTTCAGGAagattttactttgaggttcagGTTAAAGAGAAGACTGACTGGATTTTAGGAGTGTCCAGAGAGTCAATAAACAGGAAGGGCTACTTTATGTTGTCCCCTGAAAATGGCCATTGGACTGTGGGCTTAATGAAGGGAAATGAGTACAAAGCTCTTGCTGGTCCATCAGTCTGTCTCCCTCTGAGGTCAAAGCCTGagaaggtgggggtgtttgtggaaTATGAGGAGGGTCTGGTCTCCTTCTATGATGTCAATGCTGTAGCTCTCATGTATTCCTTTACCGACTGCAccttcactgagaaactctgCCCATATTTCAATCCCTCTCATAATGCTGACGGTGAAAACTCCCCCCCTCTAATCATCTGTCCTGTCAGTAACACAAGTTAG